Proteins from a single region of Halalkalibaculum roseum:
- a CDS encoding RsmE family RNA methyltransferase, with product MNIFYAPPKQVYDSHIELSGQEAKHATKVLRYREGDTINIVDGTGGWYDCTIAQVAGSIVKATIEHAKQISSPTPEIVLAMGIIKKRDRLEFAVEKSVELGVKEIVLFRSRHTIKENIRIDRLEMTALSAMKQSLRAHLPEITILDNVESVLDTYFDHQVLVAHEKAEAKSGISIEQRKKNKTMLLVGPEGGFSEKEIRMTIDKGGQVISLGKNRLRAETAAVVFLSQFI from the coding sequence ATGAATATTTTTTACGCCCCACCCAAACAGGTTTACGATTCACATATTGAGCTCAGCGGACAGGAAGCAAAACATGCTACCAAGGTCTTGCGATACCGTGAAGGTGATACCATAAACATTGTGGATGGGACGGGTGGTTGGTATGATTGCACCATAGCACAAGTTGCCGGTTCCATTGTTAAGGCAACCATAGAGCATGCCAAACAAATTTCTTCTCCAACCCCTGAGATAGTGTTGGCTATGGGAATTATAAAGAAAAGAGATCGTCTGGAGTTTGCAGTTGAAAAGTCGGTCGAACTCGGGGTAAAAGAGATCGTCCTATTCAGAAGCCGTCATACGATAAAAGAAAATATCAGAATAGACCGTCTGGAAATGACAGCTTTATCGGCCATGAAACAAAGCCTGCGTGCCCATCTGCCTGAGATTACGATTCTTGATAATGTAGAATCCGTGCTTGATACCTACTTTGATCATCAAGTTCTGGTTGCGCATGAAAAAGCAGAGGCAAAATCAGGGATCAGTATTGAACAGCGGAAAAAAAATAAAACGATGCTGCTTGTGGGACCTGAAGGGGGGTTTTCAGAGAAAGAGATTCGAATGACAATTGACAAGGGTGGGCAAGTAATATCGTTGGGAAAAAACCGACTGCGAGCGGAAACCGCGGCTGTAGTATTTCTCAGTCAGTTTATTTGA